One part of the Vicia villosa cultivar HV-30 ecotype Madison, WI linkage group LG6, Vvil1.0, whole genome shotgun sequence genome encodes these proteins:
- the LOC131613116 gene encoding homeobox-leucine zipper protein ATHB-22-like yields the protein MDWHFERTVPFVPPPESSLSFLYNYNNYTYSGMEASEVAVGETQQRLLSANDDEMNMNNNGNDYREKKKTKNTKIKLTSNQVESLEKSFQEEIKLDPDRKMKLSAELGLHPRQIAVWFQNRRTRWRTKQLEHSNDVLKQENQKLKEEVMELKEKLKEKDDFRMQTFGDEVVESPLEGFGEFEGYNPYPSSHNQHGTTSSIQQAAEGYIKSSFIVEDFDSVSLHQECYWP from the exons ATGGATTGGCATTTTGAGAGAACAGTACCATTTGTTCCTCCTCCAGAGTCTTCTTTAAGCTTCTTATATAACTATAACAACTACACTTATTCAG GAATGGAAGCTAGTGAAGTGGCAGTGGGTGAGACTCAACAAAGGTTGCTTTCTGCGAATGATGATGAAATGAATATGAATAATAATGGAAATGACTACCgagagaagaagaagacgaagaacaCGAAGATAAAATTAACAAGTAACCAAGTTGAGTCATTGGAGAAGAGTTTCCAAGAAGAAATAAAGTTAGATCCTGATAGAAAGATGAAGCTTTCTGCGGAGCTAGGGCTTCATCCTCGCCAAATTGCTGTCTGGTTTCAAAATAGGCGTACTAGGTGGAGGACCAAGCAGCTTGAGCATTCCAATGATGTGCTTAAGCAAGAAAATCAGAAGCTCAAAGAAGAG GTGATGGAGTTGAAGGAAAAGCTAAAAGAGAAAGATGATTTCAGGATGCAGACATTTGGTGATGAAGTAGTAGAAAGCCCGTTGGAAGGGTTTGGAGAGTTTGAAGGATATAATCCATATCCAAGTTCCCACAATCAACATGGAACAACAAGTAGCATTCAACAAGCTGCAGAGGGATACATCAAAAGTTCTTTCATTGTTGAAGATTTTGACTCAGTTTCATTGCATCAGGAATGCTACTGGCCTTAG